From Coccinella septempunctata chromosome 4, icCocSept1.1, whole genome shotgun sequence, a single genomic window includes:
- the LOC123311704 gene encoding ankyrin-3-like: MADFAFANEKITLHGAVQENDASLVRKLLNEGADVNYMDINSGTPLHAAAENGNIEITQILLEYRADIRAKDKYGRTTIDTAFWNGGEALASALLEELDDINISINNRDDTPLHLAVELGYPELVKAILKRGGEVNAKKYRGKTPLHVACAVGNGAIARSLLEFGADYNCKDENGDSPLLIASRHGNEDVVRALLNYDVDVNVRVRRGESALHFLIEKKVSEKTVRLLLNKGAEVDVGSIINRTPLHICAIYGQADTAEALLEYNAYPNFQDTNGQIPLHLACMQGNESVIRLLISYGSSLNLKNELGKTPLHYAVLFGCNRIVELLLLEGADPNVRNIDGRTPLAYSVCEVFNCEMVSTLILFGADVNCFDKYGLTPLHIASRASGKDMVSLLLELGADINATDAQKRTPLDIALNEADGNQAVISLLKHHLVMRSTAGLYVCKENLYHLDIDEELEYFQEICREEVEKMKNLKLGGSRISYHDVLTKSIHNLVRMVKNDDVVRALEEDYQYLFPLYGNITTPIIKQNFAVAVERRNLLDKSIQFFNLEPKLPQNCIDLIFMYLCNADMMNWIVAFEK, encoded by the coding sequence ATGGCAGATTTCGCGTTTGCAAACGAAAAAATCACACTACACGGAGCGGTTCAAGAAAATGACGCATCGTTAGTTAGAAAGCTTTTAAATGAAGGCGCAGATGTCAATTACATGGATATAAATAGCGGGACGCCTTTGCATGCGGCTGCCGAAAACGGGAATATTGAAATCACCCAAATCCTCCTAGAATACCGAGCTGACATCCGCGCGAAAGACAAATATGGCAGGACCACCATCGATACAGCGTTTTGGAACGGTGGCGAGGCTCTTGCATCTGCCCTTCTGGAAGAACTCGACGACATCAACATTTCGATAAACAATCGAGACGACACCCCGCTCCATTTAGCGGTGGAGCTGGGTTATCCAGAACTGGTGAAAGCGATTTTGAAAAGGGGCGGTGAAGTGAACGCGAAGAAATACAGAGGAAAGACCCCTCTTCACGTGGCTTGTGCTGTAGGGAACGGTGCCATAGCTAGGAGCCTTCTGGAATTCGGTGCTGATTACAATTGTAAAGATGAAAACGGTGATTCGCCTCTACTGATAGCTTCCAGACATGGAAACGAAGATGTGGTGCGAGCGCTCCTGAATTACGATGTTGATGTAAATGTTCGCGTCCGAAGAGGAGAAAGTGCTCTCCATTTTTTGATTGAGAAGAAGGTGAGCGAGAAAACCGTAAGGTTGTTGTTGAATAAAGGGGCGGAAGTCGATGTTGGCTCTATTATCAATAGGACACCTCTGCATATTTGCGCAATATACGGCCAAGCGGATACAGCCGAAGCTCTTTTGGAATACAACGCTTATCCAAACTTTCAAGATACAAATGGACAAATTCCACTGCACTTGGCTTGTATGCAAGGTAACGAAAGTGTTATCAGATTGCTCATTAGTTATGGCTCCAGccttaatttgaaaaatgaattggGAAAAACACCACTCCATTATGCGGTACTTTTTGGTTGTAACCGTATCGTGGAGTTGCTACTTCTAGAAGGGGCTGACCCAAACGTGCGTAACATAGATGGTAGAACACCTTTAGCTTATTCGGTTTGTGAAGTATTCAACTGCGAAATGGTCTCTACTTTGATATTATTTGGAGCAGACGTAAACTGTTTCGACAAGTATGGCTTAACACCACTTCATATAGCTAGCAGAGCTTCTGGCAAAGATATGGTTTCACTCCTTTTGGAATTAGGTGCAGACATCAATGCCACTGACGCACAAAAACGAACGCCCTTAGACATAGCTTTGAATGAAGCTGACGGAAACCAGGCCGTAATTTCCCTTTTGAAACATCATCTTGTAATGCGAAGTACAGCTGGTCTTTATGTATGCAAAGAAAATCTATACCATCTAGACATTGACGAAGAACTCGAGTATTTTCAAGAAATCTGCAGAGAAGAagtggaaaaaatgaaaaacttaaaACTGGGCGGAAGTAGAATTTCTTATCACGATGTATTGACCAAATCAATACATAACTTGGTCAGAATGGTAAAAAATGACGATGTTGTGAGAGCTTTGGAAGAAGATTATCAGTATCTATTTCCTCTGTATGGTAATATAACTACACCTATCATTAAGCAAAATTTTGCAGTAGCTGTTGAGAGAAGGAATTTATTGGATAAGTCCAtccaattttttaatttagAACCAAAACTACCTCAAAATTGTATAGATTTGATATTTATGTATCTTTGTAATGCTGATATGATGAATTGGATCGTAGCTTTCGAAAAATAG
- the LOC123311705 gene encoding protein brambleberry-like produces MFFNIKSLSLLVVLLINFERVTPALNDYIKDWGRYFGYGESEKIDDFNQNIPYEVATMDEKFISEAAKLTGVALSELDSCQQRVILKLKTDCHKLNDEQLAKLAVHLLNCQSYVEGRPTYPCTEEMSIKECTTVMDSDTWTIYHLMSNRARAVCYMIRQTQFRGLAESTVNRLMDAAKHQIDTLDKIMLNQENLHSVASETFDSLSKGHDILSQQQKDLHSAQFHGQLAIEENIARLVDEKRIIAETHNKLISLTKDLQEKIGDSKNQLQIQSTESKLNHQELIRDLILLQEQTQEIFRKIEESSQLLLTQSKEFRDQYDYTLKNLIEVNKTVHSLVSLVGGTKKALEERLQWVSTALGGTDLAIERLYLILWHLAFFLFGMIGSAFLDVDMGIRLIVILLPSFNLAIGIYGQNQHLEPLHLLAVIGGLAILQGFISWILNYKKTPKANPQMIKYDITPEKSSGNVENNIKNIYSEKGYVYPDVTSSEYYSSKNLLDEPTSDNFNEFGSPTPPLSRSGYYKSRSRSRTPNLLGGKESCHAKTRLGTPCKLSCLPGRDFCYRHQAGDSIAGR; encoded by the exons atgtttttcaatataaagAGTCTTTCACTCTTAGTAGTGCttcttattaattttgaaaGAGTAACACCAGCTCTTAACGATTACATAAAAGATTGGGGAAGGTACTTTGGTTATGGTGAATCCGAGAAAATAGACGATTTTAATCAGAATATTCCTTATGAAGTGGCCACAATGGACGAAAAGTTCATATCAGAGGCAGCTAAATTAACTGGTGTGGCTCTTTCAGAGCTAGATTCATGTCAACAAAGG GTGATCCTTAAATTGAAAACAGATTGCCACAAATTGAATGATGAACAACTCGCTAAACTTGCTGTTCATCTATTAAATTGTCAATCCTATGTGGAAGGACGACCAACTTATCCTTGCACAGAGGAGATGAGTATTAAAGAGTGTACAACGGTTATGGATTCCGATACTTGGACAATATACCATCTTATGAGTAATAGGGCAAGAGCAGTCTGCTATATGATTAGACAGACACAATTCAGAGGTCTTGCAGAAAGCACTGTAAATCGTCTTATGGATGCTGCTAAGCACCAAATTGACACCCTTGATAAAATTATGTTGAATCAGGAAAATTTACATAGTGTGGCTTCAGAGACATTTGATTCTTTGTCAAAAG GTCATGATATATTATCCCAGCAACAAAAGGACTTGCACTCTGCTCAGTTTCATGGACAACTTgcaattgaagaaaatattgcTAGGCTAGTAGATGAAAAGAGAATAATTGCAGAAACTCACAATAAATTGATTTCCCTCACTAAAGATTTACAGGAGAAAATAGGGGATTCTAAGAATCAACTTCAAATTCAAAGTACTGAAAGTAAATTGAATCATCAGGAATTGATACGAGACTTGATATTGCTTCAGGAACAAACTCAAGAAATATTCAGGAAAATTG AGGAATCAAGCCAATTGCTTCTAACACAATCTAAAGAATTTAGAGACCAATATGACTACACACTGAAAAATTTGATAGAAGTGAATAAAACAGTGCACAGTTTAGTTTCATTAGTTGGTGGAACTAAAAAAGCACTTGAGGAGCGACTACAGTGGGTATCAACAGCTTTAGGAGGAACCGATTTGGCAATTGAAAGATTATATTTGATACTATGGCATTTGGCTTTCTTTTTGTTTGGTATGATTGGAAGTGCCTTCCTAGATGTGGACATGGGTATCAGACTTATTGTTATACTTTTACCCTCATTCAATTTGGCCATTGGTATTTATGGGCAAAATCAACATCTTGAGCCACTCCATCTGTTAGCAGTCATTGGAGGCTTAGCTATAT TACAAGGATTTATATCCTGGATATTGAATTATAAGAAAACACCTAAAGCAAACCCCCAGATGATAAAATATGATATAACTCCTGAGAAGTCTAGTGGTAATGTAGAAAAtaatattaagaatatttattctGAAAAGGGTTATGTTTATCCTGATGTAACATCTTCAGAATATTATTCATCAAAAAATCTTCTGGATGAACCTACATCTGATAACTTCAATGAATTTGGATCACCCACGCCGCCCCTCTCTAGAAGTGGGTATTATAAATCAAGATCAAGGAGTAGAACGCCCAATCTTCTTGGAGGAAAAGAATCTTGTCATGCGAAAACTAGATTAGGAACACCTTGTAAATTATCATGTTTACCTGGTAGAGATTTCTGCTATAGGCATCAAGCAGGGGATTCTATTGCTGGAAGATAG